The sequence CATCTGATGTacgcagggccggatttagaggtgtggaggcctcggggcaacagagaaGCGGAGgtcccctggccccaaattattttccaaataaaatgaacaatttttttccagtcgagttttccaataaataatttattgtgaaatcaagtagattctcttagcattaaaaaaaacatacataaatataatcggagacatgaattatatgaaattaaattttagtgttaatgaatatttctgttagtatttaacaataataaaatcatgtatgtacaaagtactgtaggtaaaggtaaaacataGAAAAAAGTACATCAAaagaaaagatgtttactagtgtttacttgttagaatttgaaagatttttgttttccgaagtctctattgtggaagccctccgtttgtggggacCCCgaggctttcgccccggttgccctcccctaaatccggccttGGATGTACAATAGGAGACAGTTCAATGTACCTCTCAAGCATGTAATAAAAACAATTCCAATGGGCCTTTACATCTGATCTTGGATCAACTTAAGAGGGATCTCCGTTTGTTAGTTTTTTCCTCAATAAATCACTATGAGTGACACGTGACATTGTTGATCAATAATTTGAAATCACTGACAATCATTGTCAAATCAGCAATGTTTATTGTGTTTGTGAAACAAGGCAAATGCTTATTTTTACCTAGTAATTTTGTTAAACCTGCTACCGTATTGGCACCAACAtcatatcaatattttgtatttcaTCAATATCAATATCGATACTTATTAAAATTGATACAACATAAGTTTCAGAAAAGTGTTTATTCATTatcaaaatttaagaaatataaaaataaaactatttgttaaacaataaatttgTTCTATTGGTGTATTAGTTTAAAACCTATATTATCTAGTAAAGTAACGGTTTGATGTGTGGCTGTGACAGGTTGAATATTGAATTCAATATTTTATTGCGAGATTAGTGTTCAATACCTGCCAATACTTGCCAAAATGtactaatataaatataagtataaGTATTGAGTACAAAAGTATCagtatagaaaaaaattactttataccaaaaaaagtatcgatactttttttgATGTCGCAAATACTATTTGCTGCTACTGAATGATGGTCAGAACAATTATGTTTACCGAATCGAATTGGATAGTACATGGCTGGCATGTTTTCAgctatttccaaaaaaattcctttttcttTTTGGTCTGTTTTAAAATCCTAatattttatcccaattttttttctttgtaaagcTCCTGGGAacaacacaataaaacaaatacactTTTATCATTGAATAGAGGGCTTGAAGTAAAAGAAAGTACAAAATTCTTAAAAAGAAACTGCAATATTTATTCTCTATTACAATGCACTTCCGAAGACAGCGAAACATTCTAAAAATTACATAAGATATGCACATGAACTCAACACTGTAGTAAAACctgacatttaaaaaaacaagcatttaatactaaaaaaaaaaaagaaaaatttacactGTTGAGCTCTGAACATACTTAGATAAAAAAACTCAAAAGAAAACAAGCTAtgagaatagtaaaaaaaaaaaaatcacaaaaaaatttcagtgaGTGCCACAGCCTAAAAACTATAGATATAAACATATTCTTATCTTCTGGCAATTAATGCAACATTGACGTATGATTTTCCAATTCAATTCCTAACATCACCCAATATTAATAATGATGACATGTTCATTTGTTTACAAATAGTACTCCAACACAAATGAGGTTTGTTTAAGTTATTAAGACTCTGTTCCACACAGTATGTTGATTATTTCATTTCCTTGTCATTAATACTACTTAAAAACTTTTCCTGTCAATTTATTTcttttggattttattttgtctCAAATGTTCTCAATGGGTATTTCCTTAATGCTATCTAATTCCTAgggtcagggccgcaactagagtctctggcacccggggcatgaatggattcatgcgccccccccccccccctcttttttttgcacatatcaaaccaataaagcggggggtccgggggccctcccacggaaaaatggcgctatttaagcattttccatacctacatgtaacagtttctgtgctactgtaacttccatgcattaacccactatgtccataaagtagtccgtataatcactagacttgttcattaaatacgTTGAGAcgtattgtaaatcagattagacattcctggcatgcaagttaaaaaaactttttgccagttaccagttgtagtaggaattacaatgcaagcgatttcggcgcccccacagctttgcgcctcGGGCATATGCCCcacatgcgccccccccccccccccctagttgcggccctgcctaGGGTGAACTGGATAAAAACTTGAATAACACCGAAACGCATGCCAGTACAACATATAACACTGACATACAAGATAATAAACCATCCAAAAGcacaaaaaattcaatttaaataatgaaattaataagcaTATTTTAAATCAATACTTAACTCAAGTCACAAAAACTTATCTTTTAATATATGTAATACAATGAATAATTAATTCAGCATTAAGTTTGTACTAAAGTGTCTGTAGTAAACAGATTgggaaataaattttacttttgatcttgcaactgttatCAGTAGGGACGTAGGTATACATGGTGATTATGATTAGCGATAAAACCAAACAGCAAAAGCACTTCAATAAAACATACAACATGAAACGCAAGTTTAACACACCATTTAGCACAgaaatgtaatgaaaaatttaacacaaattacaaaaatttaatcttttatcATGATAAGTtcattaaatgtaatttaattaccATGAATTTTGTAGCGGAATATGACCTAAATtgattggggaaaaaaattaatacattgttTGATCTCACATTTCTTACATtagtaacacatttttacattatggcacatgtttcaaacacacaaaatattgcatttttattttaattttctgagtagttctgttctagCCATTCTCATTATTAATGAATTTACTGTATAAAAGTATAAATGCATCACATGTCAATAAAATTaagaccatttttttaaaataagtattaagaaatatttttgtttcatatttgttgaactgtttttttttttaatgattaaagaCAATATATAAAAAGAAAGATATCTGTAACACAGAAATATCctgttttagaaataaaattgtttcaaaaattaaaccataaaatttcaTTCCTAGTTATTAGTAACTAAATTTTACATTACGTACGATGTTGGTAAAGTTTTCAAACGCagaaatattaatacaataactTCTATTGTTTCAATTTGTTCTCTGTCTTGGGTATGATTCTTGTAGATTCTGTATCAGTTAAAATGACACCTTTTGGGTGAAATACATATCATGAAACATTTTACTCTCATATTCGTTAAAgatatgaataaaattatttcataaggAATTAAAAACATTAACACTGAAATCTGTTCAGAAACAAAATtagccataaaatcttgtctctactaacATCTCCCAAGAACCAAGAAAGGGATAATCTCTATGTTGTCTTTTGGCCTTTCACATCCCACAAATAACTTTTAGTAGCTATTGAGTGCACACACTAGCAATTGTAATGCTTTTAAGGTAAAtcttttagttaatataaatgacaagaaaatgaaatacacCCACCCATCAAAGTGATGCCGTTCGATTTAAGCAGTTTTGAAGTAATCACGCCCATAAATTACGGCATGAATATAAGTAGCGCAGACACAGATTCagagtaggtttttttttttttcatttaagagAATATTTATTTCCGTTCCTGCACGATGGCAACAGCACTTGTGGAGAATTGTatacaatgcaacaaattaataatgtaacatatcaataaaaaatattttgctctttcctcaaTAGTTTTTAGCTTCCTTCATTGCTTATTTATCTTCGACAAAGGCAGGAGTGTTCAGCCAACGTTTACCTTACACCATCCCGTATATCAGCCGCTTCTCTGGAGAGTAGAGCTAGTTTACCTCACGCCTACTAGGATGCGCTGGTGGAAAAGCATtgcgcatgcacacacacacacacacacacatttagtaCACAACTGAgtcgggaattacgttaacaggttgcacttcaaatgtatttaagaCATATATTAGTATGtactgtaaattgattttaatgggAGTAGTctattattaaaatgtttgtcCTCAAGCACACTTACAttgattggaaaacaaataatTCTGATTTAACATACACACttatagggaaaaaaaatatttgattagtAATGTTTTGATTAATGCTCTTGATTTCCTGGGAACAAATTAGgccgttacttcgaggggcgggtGTAACCATCTCGGCATGTGAGACCGAGGACTTAAAACAAAAATGGCTTTGAGATACAgcacacattttaattttaatggaatGTCAAACATCTGTAGCATTGAGCCTGAGAAATACAGATGGAGTGGAGTGGGTGCTAGCAAGTGAAGCCGATCAGATCTAATCACTGCCAGGCAACGATCGGATGATTTTCTCTTCCCCACATGGCCGTCGTAACATACACTTGattctttcttttctttcttatgggggggggggggggggacaaaaaaACAAATGGTTTTGCTACGACCACTGGCGGATACAGAGAAGGTGGGTGAAAGGGTGGGAGGGCGTAGTGTCATGGGCCCCCTTAACCCtgaataattttcagattttcttCTATTTCCTTGTCatagtttaccaaacttactAAAGTGTTATTTTTACTGCAGTTTTATAGATAAGACTTTttgaaccacaaaaaaaaagtactaaatatttcaattctaaatgtactaaaattgtattagaatatttattttggCCCTGCCCTGGCCTTCATTCTGCTATGTCACAGTTATATCTCGGCTTTACCCCATCCACTCTCTATAATCTGGCTTTATATAAACTGATACTGATAAGAGATGTTGTAATGTCAACAACGCCAACTGTCTCTGCACAAAAAGCATTTTAATTCCTTTAGACCATTCTGTGGCAGTGTGTCCacaaaaatctgtaaaaaaaaatttacctgacTTTCTGTGAGAAAAGAATTACTAATTTCCCTAACAAATcctcaaaaattatttacctactctgcaattttctgaaatataattaaaaacaatccaAAACTCCACCATCCCTACAGCTGTAACACGTAGTCAAAACAGAATCTCGCATTCAGCAATTTCACAGTGCGCGAGACCACGCACTAAAAacaccatctggaaaaaaaaaaaaaaattgcgttcaCAGAGTCCGGGCGACAGGCACAACCGGAGCGTGACGTTTCTCCCTCAGATTGCTATCATCACCGAGGGAATTTCCAGTGACTTTTTTCCAGGGTTTTAAAAAGTGAAATTCCCTGGTGTTATCTGACCAACTGCAACAACTTCCCTGACACTTTCCAGGGCTTCAACGGACGAGGTAAAAAAGGAaagtttgggggggtgggggaggtggGGACACCCGAGAAGGGGGGGCACCGAGGAATTTTCATGACACTTTTTCCAGGTTTTAAAAGTGAAATACCCTGATGTTATCTGACTAACTGCaacaacttccctgactttccagggCTTCAACGGACGAGGTATAAAAGGttaggatgggggggggggggggggctgctactTGGCCGCCCGGAGCTCGCGCACACGATCCATGATCTGCTGGCGCCACTGCTCCTCCGGCACGGCGGCCGCCCAGCCTGGCACGGAGGACGGGGGCAGCGCGACGCGCGACATCGCCTCCCGCACGGCCTGGATCTTGTCCGCGCCCAGCTCGAAGTCCGCCCGCGTTGCCGCGCCGGACCACAGCTCCCGGAGCTCCGCGCCGGTCCCCGCGTCGAAGCTCGTCTGCCGGGAACACATCCGCACCCCTTAAACATCAACTACCAGGGACACGCGAGTGTTCGCTTCAAcaccccgcctgcccgggcacacacacggtacgAAGAGCTTTACAAGAAACAACATCATTTGAAAATGGCTCAAATTATACGAGCGGCGTATGTTTACAAAAGGCAATTAAGAATACGGTTGAACCTCacttttacatatttcaagggaccaggaaaaaaaatatgtaaaaaccgggGAAAACGCAAAATGAGGGAaatgttcaaattatttttatcatctcactatatgggaaacaataagaaaatatataccacactaaataatatgtcggagacggttacgtttttatatattaactagaacttcactatctcacataattaaaattataaatatatccaatattgccgttcttcattattgccgaaagttaaacatgaaatttgttcttgtgtaagagatgagaatgttgaatcatcttgatatagccacttggtgctgaaattttgtaacacaattgatttttgaactttgtatttgATTAcatgttaaagttttattaatttcagactttttgaaaaataatactataaaacgatagctaccaccatcaatataattgtttacgttgaggaatagatgttaaattgccattgcattgtttggataatcattgcagccatttgacttttcagaatgtttctaatgtgttaaaatgaacatcgccgaatatgcacgaagacgccatacttataggaaactcgtacgttgctcaaaacgtattttaataatggaacagtaATCCGCTCTTTTGCGTATTTAAAATGcgagttttcacctttattttcatgcataatacatttaagattaaaagggaacgctaagaaaagtacttattaattttcatgtttatgtcaccatacgtttggttcatggccatatggtgtacaatagcacttggcacaaaaaaaaagtaagttgtttacaatggtgaacgaagctgtggtgaccatacactcatgtagtaacgcttaataattaaacttcacactattcattttgagaatttattgttttctctaaattttccgatggtttgccacaaaatacagcactaattctacgtaaacagtgggaaatgcttttgcacaaggcaggaaaataatgcattattagtatagggaaattgacggtgcatgtaaaaaaatatgttgcgGCAATTCGTATAtcgcgggtacgtaaaaatgaggttctactgtacgcAGAAAGTGGAGACAAGTAGTTCGGttaacataattttgtttttaaactgtatttttagggagcctaaaaaaaaaggctaaaacgtGTTACTAATCAAAGTAATTTTcggacatgaaacgcccggtacagattcttgatgCCACTCGAGTCACTCGTATCACACCTCGATCATTATTTCTCCACTGTAAAATGTTGCGGTTGCGCTAAAATTTTTAATAGTTGCCCTGtgcactacgagaagactgcgggccgaacagccttgcgcttaagaggcgacacagcgctagaagcaccagcgagcgtcacacttatcaacaccgcctcactgacacaattGCAACCCTGGCTAGGCGGGACCCTTAAAGACTACAACTGTGCATAACCTAACACAAAGTGACATTGCGAATAGTTACACAAAGTTTTAGCTTAAGTATTTGATTTCAAATAATTCTCTTTGCCTCTTTAACTACTCATTTTAACACACACCGGTTTCATGATGAATGTTACTTGTCTTCGAAAACCCTGAAATGAGGTAGCAGCTAAATATTTTTGTCATGCAAAACGGTACTTATTTCCCCATTTAGGTTTTAACGGGATCCATTCTATGACACAGGCGGTTTGATATATAGTGAATAGAAGTGCCCGatgtaagaatttttttgtaagaaaCCTTATCTTAACTTAAAATCTTATTCATTAGTAATATATGTTCCAGAACTTTTCCCTAGCAAGTTagttagtacattttttttacagcacGCATAGTCAaagttaacaaataaaattaaaaaaacttttccgCATAAGTAGGGGGGAAGGTGTTTTTCACAAAAGTAtagcatttaaattttatttaaagttgttatTAATAAAAGGGTTATTCATATAACagaattctattaaaaatttgtaatcacACTTCTATTTAATAATTCAGTTCAGGGTAGGGTTTTAAAAacttctgaaggaaaaaaatgcaTGTAACTCGAAAATGACACATTTTTATTCAGAACCATCATTAGCTGGCTTATCAACTGTTTTCACCTTGGTGTTAAGTTCTATGATAAggtccatattattaaaaaaaaaattaatttaagaaaatcTTTGTTTTGGCATCAAAAAAAAATGCAGGTGCAAAGACAAAACTAGGCACTACACATACTATACACAGCATCGTGTAACACTTGCAAAGTGCACATCCAAAACAAAAGCATATCATAAAAATTCATGCAATGTGTTTTTATGCAActtgaataaaacatttattaagaaGTTTTGCAAGGTCCTATGGTAAAATTTTAGGACATTAAAGAGATCcttcaacaataaaaataaaattcaggacTTTTTAAGATACAATACCGGGTTTTTAAACTAGGCAGGGAACACACTAACACTACAATGTAACACGCAAATCACTGTTGTGGCCTTCTTTGGATATAAATGTTTAACTTTAAATGTTTTCGGAACACGTCAATTCTAACGTGGAAGGCGGAAACACCAGCataaacgcaagaagttgaaagtttgcAGGTGCTTGCATTTCCATTTTTAGCATCTTGCATAGATTATTGACTGGTGTTTAAAAGTCGttactgaaatttttttgtattttgttgttttttttttcacgatctCGCATATTTTACATCAGGGTtggcacgtttaaaacaaaatgtttaaaacaatatgttcaaaattgtttaaaacaatgcactctgaataaaacaagtttaaaacacaatgtttaaaacattctgttctaaacatgttttttatatgtattttaaaaaaagttttatttcttacgaaaacgaaAACTGCTTATTGACATTTTCATCGCAAGCATCGCTGTCTCATTGTGtcaccaattgtgataaatatccagactaggatgggatgttttgaagtgaaacacattcctcacgtaaacataaaataccagcactgcttggggtcaaaccagtcataccgtttagggtgccagttccactaagttcatctaacctaattaaaatttgtttttgttagttaagtgcaCGGAAAACAGTTACAATTTTGGCAGCCTTCTCTGTTCCTAGCCGGTTCCTTACAGTACTATGCACAAACCCGAACGTGGAGAAAAGACGTTCAATACCAGCTGACGAAGCCACTGCACTGTGTAACTGATGTGCCAGGTGCAGTGTTGCATGATGAGTACTTTTCTCCAAAGCCATCCACCATACTAGAGgtttaatctcttttagtgttacaggactgaataagtattatctttgaaagatttgtgcaatgggagtgcatgacttgatgtaagcttttggacatacgccattgctaagcacaagtatgtctgtagaagaaaactacaaaaaaacacaaatgacaaaaacacaaataaagcaaaaaattgctgttgtcaggatataaacaccacataattttCTACAACAGGAATTTGgtcacacctgtgttttcgtaccatgtgcgtctctgcctgaggacggaagcagattgcagttcccaaaacgtcgcttgtttctgttttagaaaactgtcatgtttgtttcgtcttttcgttttgtcgtgtttttgtctcattttgactgttgtgctgaatttttttgggttcaatatttttgtgctgtcataatttgtggttttttttttttttttttttagttctttttgaaaaactattgtatttgtttcgtcttttcgttttgctgtgtttttgtctcgtttcaactgttgtgctgaatgttttgatttcagtatttttgtgccgtcatcatttgtgggggttttttcgttctgttagtccatttttctttgtttcgctgaccatattcctgttgtggagtattgtgtggtgtttatatcctgacaacagcaattttttgctttatttgctttttgtcatttgtgttttttgtagtttttttctacagacatacttgtgcttagcaatggcgtatgtccaaaagcttacataaagtcaggaCTGAATACGTACTCCTTGAAAGGTGAACTTTTTgccttgtacttaataatatccggaatggctacagtcagggaaaaccgggaaatgccaGGGAATTCCATAatcaaaaatgtgtagcaatataccttacacctgatgggacttctgctgaaaccatatgtgcaaaacatattgtggtggttttgattaaaattaatattaaaaacaaaaaaaaagtttaaacttaaaaaaactctttaaaacatgacaaactgtttaaaacaaaaaaaaaacagtttaaaacaataaaaaacatgttttttgatttttttaaaaaaaactgttttttcccAACCCTGTTTTACATACACTGCCTAAAGGAGACGTGCGAACCACAAAGCTTAGCTGCCAATCCGCACCAAACATACCTTGGAGTGATTTGATGCAGATTCTGCACTGCTTGCAACAACACTGCTGCTCATATTGTCCTGCGTTACACTGCGAGATATCTGGAAAAGACAAACACACACAAGCCAGAATGAAAGCACATCACACCACAGCTATAAGCTTGGAGAAGTGTTGAAATACTATCCCAGATAAAAGTCAGATACCAAGTCCTTAAAGCCTATCAGACTACGTAGTCACCGCACTATCACTCGAGCAAAACTGTAAGGTCTTAAATTCAGCACGTTCGTGACCAAAGCCTTACTGGATTAGCGATTTTGCCAGGTCATCAATTTCTTACCTCCCTAACTAAAAGACTTGGTTCGCACCTTTTTATGTACGAGGACGCGTCAATAAGTAACGCACATGTCCAAAACAAAATCATACCATAAAAATTCACGCAACGCGTTTTCATGCAACTTGAATAAAAACATGTATTAAGAAGTTTTAAAACGGCCCTATGGTAAAATTTTAGGACATTAAAGAGATCttttagcaataaaaataaaattaaggactttttaagacACAATGCCGGGTTTTTAAAACTATGCACAGAAATCACTAAAACTAGACTGTTTATACAGCATTAAAGAAAGACATCACCAACACTACCCTACAAAATAGGAAAATATTGAGTAAAAATGAAATCATTAACTAAAAAGGAATGTTAGAGGGCATCATCGACTGGGCAAAATGCTAACCAACACATTAGACTGCTGCGCGACAACGCTCGTTTGCATGTGTCTCGTCCAGTTCGTGAAAACTTGCGGGGTTGCGGTCGGAAAGTTTTGGAGCATACAGCCGGGACCTAGCAACCTCCGATTCTCATCTGCGTGGACCCGTGAAGAAGTATCCTCGGATGACGATAAGTTTGGCTGACGACGAGCTCAAACGGACCGTGTGAATGTGGCTTTTCTCGCAGCTGACGGAGTGCTGTGAGAACGGGATATTCAAACTGATACATCATTGGGAGAAATGCTTCAACATGAATAGAAGTTATGTGTGGGAATGTAATAAATGGATAATTCTTTTATTTCTGTTTCATAATGTCATTAattgcttttttttccgttcttttttttttacattatgagcGTTATTGATATtccctaataaaaataaaaataaaggatttTTAAAGATAccctttattttaatgatttctgaTATGCATAAATATCAATGAATTTATATTCAAGTTGACGTCAAACAAACACGATATGACCCATCAACAGCATATGCAAGTGTGTTACGTATTTATTATGCAAAGCCAGTTCCACGTTCCCTTAGATATGATCATAAATTAATATTGAGGCTGTTTAATTTGCTGCGTCAAGTGTATGTATGTCTTTCCTTTTTCGGTATTTAGAAAATTACGGACGGAGCAACGCCACGCATGTGGGATTTCAGAATGTACCCCTGTTGAGAAATAtctttcataaaatttttaaatacaaataattaaataactaaaaaaaaagtattattg comes from Bacillus rossius redtenbacheri isolate Brsri chromosome 18, Brsri_v3, whole genome shotgun sequence and encodes:
- the LOC134541465 gene encoding uncharacterized protein LOC134541465 isoform X2, translating into MGSPEAPSGGGDDVQLPPPDEGPVLVDSDSEEEEEEALEENGGYILLTQSAVDLHSSIIDDGGDSSSDGSGSEEYLDAECEFFPEVEPEHEISRSVTQDNMSSSVVASSAESASNHSKTSFDAGTGAELRELWSGAATRADFELGADKIQAVREAMSRVALPPSSVPGWAAAVPEEQWRQQIMDRVRELRAAK